The DNA segment agatttaaccaaaaaaataaacTGGGTTAGGCTTAAAGGAAAtaccgtgcaagattttgaacaaaaaaaaaaataaactgggTTAGGCTTAAAGGACATAccatgcaagattttgaaacattaagtaaaAAACCCGTCAATTTTAAAGGCAAATAACActgcctgcaatttggtgtaaacataaaggacaaaacttgtaattgtATACTATTAATAGGTGAAGTAAATGAATAGTGGTTTGTGGTATTTTTCTAATTTATGTACTGCTAAGTGGTAATTTGTATGATTTATAATACTCATTTTACCCCAACGTTGCAATAGTATCAAAACTAGTGCTTAAACTTTCAAATGTCACTTTGATCCCCTAACCTAAAGTTTGGGGTTTACTCTAAAATTAATTTCTTGCaacgtttttatttttattttatgtatgtctcggtataaattcgagttcaTCTACGCTTTAACGCATGTATTGTTTTTAGGtgcgttttgacgtaaattttgttggAAACATATTAGGCCAAacataatacgttttcattcgaGAATATAAATTTGAGtatacgtttcgacgtaaatttgGTTCGGAAACGAGTCGGGTCGATTGTAGTCTATATTTTATCACCCCGCGTACGACTCGTACacacgtgtttattttatgtacggTTTGAGCAAGGCCGTCTTTGAGGGGGTGCGGGGTGGGCAACGGCACAGGGCCCAAACCCTCCGGGGGCCCAAATGTTTTTAATTTTGTATAGAATTTACGTTGTATAAGCTAAAATATATCTATATTGAATCGAAAGATGACACAAACAAGCTCTTGTTAAGATGGATATTGCCTTGCTTAAACAAAAAGGAGACGCGGGTTCTAATCCCGATGTCTCCAAATTCTTTATTTTAGCTGCATATGACATTTAATGCTTAATTTTGTCAACTAAATCTTTccctttaattaataaattactaACTAAACTTAGCTAAAAATAACTATTTAAATTACTTTCACATAAATTTTAGTGATTATATAATTGATGAGTTCATAATACATAGAAAATTTGCGAATATGGCCCAAAATTTTTATCTCGCACaaggccaattttttttttttttttgtaattttcagaGACGGCTCTGGGTTTGAATTGGTCTCCGTTTAgacgtaaattttgtttgtaAACAAGTCAGGTCAAATAAAATACATTTTCATTCAAGGAGTATGAATTTTGATTACTCTATGTTTCAACATAACTTTAATTCGGAAGTGAGTCAGATTGATTGTCGTCTATACGCGTAGAAagtcgccgcaacgcgcgacgggTAAAAAAAACTAGCCggtaaaaaaaactagtttactgTAATATGCAGCAAGGTGGATTTGAACACACAACGTAAGGGTTAGAAAACAGACGTTCAACTAGTTTACCTGAAGCCATTTTTGTGTTTAGACTTGATTCTGATTTCTTTTATCCTTGATAAAATTCTTAGTTTAATTCGTTAAAATCAATGCATCAAGCAAGAGTCGAGCATGTGACCTTGCGTTTAACTATCAAGTTATTTCATGACATTAGCCCCACATAATAAGTGTAAAACAACGAATTAGTAATAGAACATGCGAGTCAAGTTAAAATTCTTTACATATTTTAGTCAATATTTTAAACCAAGTTATTTTGACATATTAGTAATTTCATAACCCAAACTTGTAACAAAAGTACCGATTTTGCCACCAGCAGTATGTTTTTCTAATATTTGTTTTACGTAAAAGTAAGATCGACTTAAATCAATCATCAACCTTGTGTCCTTGTGAGACACCCGGTAATTGATCAAGAAGTAAAAAGATGGACAGGTAACCATGTCTTTGAAAGTGAGATCAAAAGACAAAAGGCTAATGTTTTTTGTTTTATGAACACACACAATAACCATGTGTTTTGAAAGTGAGATCAAAGAGATGGTGACATAGTGATGTAACCCATCGCATACAGGCTGGCTAGTATAGATGGAGGGCAACCAGTGGGGTATTGTGTGATAGGAGGCTCACAACTAAACTAAAGGGGAAATTTTATAGGGTAGCTAGCAGTTATGCCCGCTATGCTATATGGAACAAACTGTTGGGCTATCAAGAAGACATAAGCgcgcaagatggaggtagcagagaTTAGGAGTGACTAGTATATCGGAGAAGATTAAGGAGGGGAGATTGATATGATTTGGGCATGTGAATGTTAcgtatcttatttattttatattttagttttattattattgttaagtCAAGGGATTAGGATGTTATTTTGGTTTAGTTTGGGGGTGTCTTGTGTAAGTGTCTTGTTTATTTAATTGGTTTACGTATGGAATGGAAATCAGCCAGAATTTGAGTCAAATTTCCTTCTATCTCTTAGCTTTCTTCTTCCCCAAGGTTTAAACCCTATCAAGGGTATCAGAGCATTCCAGTAGATCCTTATCGGAAAAATTCCAATCACCATGACGAACACCAGGAACCAAGAGGTCGACAAAGCAATCAAGGATCATGACAGGGCCATATCCGAACTTCAAGCAACATTAGCGACAATGATGAGCCAGCAAGAACAGATTCTAAAGGCGCTGAACGAGAACAAGACCATAACAATCGACCCTTCTGGTTCCGGAAAGAAGATTGAAGTGGATTAACGTTTCGGCAACCGGCCGATGCGGATCGGGAAAGTCGAGTTCCCTCGGTTCAACGGTGAGAATGTTGAAGGGTGGATCTACCGTTGTGAGCACTTCTTCAACATCGACGAGACCCCCGACAATCTGAAACTCAGGCACGCGGCCATACATCTCGAGGGAGATGCGATCGAGTGGCATCAATCGTTTATGAAAACAAGGGGTGTTACTGTGGCTGAATTTCCATGGGAAGATTATGTTCAGGCCATTACTTCCCGTTTTTCCAATGCCATGTTTGAAGACGCAATGGAAGAAATCGCATCGCTTACCCAGATAGGTTCATTGAAAGAGTATAATAGTTCCTTCGATAGTTTACTGAATAAGGTGAGTATTTGCGAAGCTTATGCTGTTAGCTTGTATCTAAAAGGGTTGAAACCTGAAATCAAAGGACCCGTAAAGATGTTCAAGCCACAAACTTTGCATAAGGCGTATGGCTTAGCAAGAATCCAAGATATTAACAATAAGAACTTGATGAATCAACTCGCTGGTTTGGAGGATGGGTCGCGAATTGTCAAGAATGGGAATGAATCTGAGAAGATTACACCTCCGGTGAATCCTGCCAAACTTTCGTTGCTTCCAGATCCAACAGGAGTCCCTGGGCCACCAGCTTATAAACCAGCAACTATTAACGCGAAGCGCTTGTCAGGTGAGGCACTCGAGTTAAAAAGGTCAAAAGGAGAATGCTTTTGGTGCACTGAAAAGTTCGTTCCAGGACACAAGTGCAAAAAGAAACAACTTTTTGTTATTAATGTGGAAGGCGATGAGGAGACTGAACAAGACGACAATGGTTAAGGATGAAATTGAAGAGCTTACTTTTTGAGGGCAAAAAGTAGGTTAAGGGGGAAGTATTGTTAcgtatcttatttattttatattttagttttattattattgttaagtCAAGGGATTAGGATGTTATTTTGGTTTAGTTTGGGGGTGTCTTGTGTAAGTGTCTTGTTTATTTAATTGGTTTACGTATGGAATGGAAATCAGCCAGAATTTGAGTCAAATTTCCTTCTATCTCTTAGCTTTCTTCTTCCCCAAGGTTTTAACCCTATCAGTGAAGCGGAGGAAAACGACGACAccagttagagtagtggaaactcttactgtggaggggaggagaggaagaggcagacccaaactgacatgagatgagcagattaggcatgatttactagagtcgcatctttctgaggacatggtccaagataggactAAGTAGAggcgtaggattagggttaaggacttcTAGAAGATATTGCAGTAAGATCTTAGGTGTATTTTAGGGACgtaaatttttctttttctttaatggATTTTTCCGGTGATTGTCTTCTTGTGTTTATGCCCAAATGATGTTGTATGTtattatacatgatttacattatattgtgtCACTCGGATCACTTTCTTGGTATGAATGACTTCTTATTTCTATATTCATTGACTTGGTGTGTTGGTAtgttgttcgttttggagccgagggtctctctggaagcagcctctatATCCCTAAGGATAGAGGCATAGTCTGTTTACATcctaccctccccagaccctataagtagctttgctatttgtaggatttactgggtatggttgttgttgtacaagttttgtcctttatgtttacaccaaattgcaggcgctatcctttagcgcaaaagttgacagattttgtacttaatgtttcaaaatcttgcacgttatgtcctttaggctaaacccagttagatttttctgttaaatctgatcatgtgccTAGGTTTTTTCTAAGACCTCGTTTGGTTTGATTTCGTGTACCAAGAAATACTTTAATCTGAAAGTGACATACACCCGTCCACAGAATAAGCAAATCTCAAAACTACATCGAAATGTCTCAAAAAAGCGATTATCATGATGCTTTCAAGTCCCAATAAACATCAAATTATTTTGCATCATTCTTCGTAGTCCAGATTACAGTTTTTTTAAATCTTAAAATCTTAAATTGAAACATCCTCCTTAAAAAATCAATGTCATAAATGATTGTTGTGAATACTTTTGAAATATGTCTCATCTTTGTACTTGGCGTATATAGGAAGCTCAAGTGCATTCTCCGCAATTTTACCGTCTTCATGTATTTTTGCAATGAGGCTTTCAAGTGATGGGAAGTTGGCCTGTCATCAAATGCATTATTCATAAAACTCAAGGACCAACACAGCTTTTTTATAAGCTTCCATATCTAAAATAGATTATATATACCATACTTTTTTTTCCGAAAGGAATATATATAACAAACTCGTCTCtcattatatgtatttttaatgcATAAAACCGCCCTATACAACGAAATTTAATACTTTTTGTAGTTATTATATTTGACACGTTAGTTTTTTTAGTGTAACTGAGCCGAAGCTCGTCTAAACTCAATCTCCGCTCATGTAACTCGTTTGACTCAAGTAGTTTTTTAAGCGGAATGATTCAGACCAGgcttgtttattatttatttatgaatttatatacatttattatttttatatatataactataATTTTTATATACAACATAATACATATTGTCTAGTTATTTTATCATAAATTTATGTATACAATATACTAATTATCATCACATATTTAAAACATTTAAatgaaaattatatatatagtAGGCTCATTTAGGTTCGCAAGCCTACTTGAGCTCAATAAGTGAAGTTGGGGCTCGTTTATTAAACGagcttatttttaggctcaggCCCGTTTAAGCTCAACCCGATTCAAGCTTTTAGcaagccgatctcgagtagctcgcgagctacttggctcgtttacacccctaggcCGTAGTTGTTCACACAAAAGTGATTAATTAAGCCGAAGGGAGCAAGCATACCTCGGGGCGAATATAGCCAACAATAACGAGATGTAATTCCTCTCCATAGAAATCCTCATCAAACTTATGAAGCAACCATGGTTCCTGAAATTAGAAAAAGAAAGGATGAAGAAAACATAGGTTGGAAAGTGATGATTTCAAGGCTATGTAGGTCCAAAAAGATTATACAGATACTCACTATGGTCTTTTCGGTGTTATCAAAGTACGGGTTCCAACCAATGCTCATAAccatcttgtaaaaaccccgcgTTGATAACTTGGCCCAACCAAAATAAACACCAGCAGGATGTTCCGAGAGGACTGATCCATACCCTTCTACTGATAAATTAGCTAAACAGTAAAGtaaaaaaataatgaaattagtattattaatatttgTGTGTCACTAGCTTTTAAATTATTGAGGATTtcctaggggtgcaaacgagccgagcggctcgcgagctgctcgagatcggctcgagaaaaagctcaaAACGAGctgagcttgagcctaaaataatgcTTGTTTGCTTATCGAGTctggcatgtgaagctcgtcaggctcgtcgagccttagttgaatattagttttattaatatttaataatatttaccctttatttaaagttgtctaGTAAACGAGCGAAGTTTGAGCCAAGCCCGAACCtaaaaaataagcttgtttagtaaacgaggccgagcccgagcttcatttatcgagctcgcgagcctaaacgaggctgaggccgagcccgagcttcacttatcgagctcgtgaaaacaaagctcgaaccgagccgagctcgagcttgggctcggctcggctcgtttgcacccctaggaTTTCCAAATTTGTTTATTTACATAGGAATTATTTCCAAATGATAAAATGCAAGTGATGATATAATGAAGCTTGAAACCTGTTGGTATTCCAAGCACCTTTGAGCCCCGACCATATCCTTTGATAACAGGACCACCAATATGCCAAGGTTCTAAGGGTAACGTACCATCTATCCCTGAAAACAAAAATAGTGAACACTGCTGACATATAAGTGAGTTTACTGGAATATGTGTAAATCAGCGAGAGGTATTTACAATCTTCAAATGGAGGTAGGCCCCACTTTTCAAGACGTAGGTCAAGAAGTGAATTGATCACTTCATCGGCTGCAGTGTAAAGATGGGACTGCTTTGGAAGAGATGGTACAGCAACCACTTCCATGTCAGCAGCTTTAGCGGCTACAACACCTGGTCTGATGTGTAACAAATCATTGCCATTTCAAAAATTCAGGTTATCTGAAGAAGACAATTTGTAagtaggcctgtaaatgaaccgaacaaacacgaatagaggcatgttcgtgtttgtttatttttttgtaattGCTTATTGATCCAAggtagaccaactgaaaacgtccataaaaataagcacaaaaaggtattatatttgacatgactcaTTTTCGAAATAAACTACgtcaaaacgtaaaccaacttaaatttataccgaaacgtacataaaaatagaTGGGGTCAAAATGTCAttacgtcgaaacgtaaaccAAACTGAATTTATACTGACcggtacataaaaataagcatgtaaaactcgagggggggggggtgaaaatgacattttacaaaaATTTTAGAAAGTTGAGGGGTGTAACTGTCAATGTTAAAAATTAAGAGGCATAGAGTTAAAAGAGGTCAAAACCACTGTAGCTATGTGGTCAACaaattatatacacacatatatatatatatatatatataatgggtatgttcatgttcgtttatgttcttTCATTTAAAACCTAAAAGAACGGTTAACGAGcgtaaacaaacataaacaaacgaacttAAACGCATAAACAATGACAAAGATAAAAGATTCAGTGTGCTTATCAGTTATCATAAATAAGTTCCAACTAGACGATATTTGGCGCTATAATGACTTGAAACTTAAGCTAACAGTTTATCAAACTGTTGAAGGGCATTTCAGTTCGTTTCCGAAAAAGCAAACTTACAGTCATAGTTgctaaaagccatcgcctcttgcgcctaggcccatttttcaggcgaggcgaggCAGTTGCGCTTTAAGTCGAGGAAATTGTGCTTTAACTCTCCAGGTGATGGTTTAGGCGCACATTCCGGCaagattcctagattccggagagTTTCCGGCTAAATTCCGACAAGATTCTAGCCAAATTTCTACTttaatcaaggaaaactacttttctacactaatacacaaatattttggtactaattagatgatataaagtgttacataatagactttgtttattttatttgaagaataatattctttttctaatacataatatattctTTTAATTTTTCATTCTGCGCTTTATTTTTCTCAGGCCTTCGCcttttttgcgctttgcgcctaggccccaggcgaggcctatgcgcctagtgcctttaataactatgcttACAGTGAATCTTCGATGACAAGACATTTGGAAGGATCAATGCTAAGCCTCTTTGCTGCTTCCAGGAATCTGAAAATGAAAAAAGTACAAAGCCAGATTAGTTTAATATACGAACCCTCATCTAATACCGATTAAAAAAGACACAAACTAGCTAGAGCAACTCGACATGTATCATCTTACATTTCAGGAGATGGCTTTCCTGCTTTTACCTCATCACCAGCAATAATGGCTGCAAAGGATTCTTTCCATGCTGCAAACGGAAACTTGTAAGATAACAACTTAAACTACGTAACCAATCCGTCTAAAAGGTTGTAGATAGAAGATTCGGTGTGCTTTATAATAAATAAGTTCCAACTTACTAGGATGATAACTGATCTTTTTTTCGATGCTATCTCTCGGAGAATTAGAAGCCAATGCCATTTGCACTCCATGGCCTCTCAAATGTTTAATCAAACGATAAGCACCTGGTAGTGCTTTAAGTTTGCACCATCTAGCAATGTGAATAATAAAATCAGAAATCATATCTAAAGTTTTGTAAAGTTTGAGGAGGTATAGTCGGTTCCTCAGTAAATTTTACATAATTTCCTTTGCACTGCAATGAAAACTTGTGATAATaacttagggtctgtttggtaagaggtaatggaatggacgagagaATAGAATAAAcaaggtaatggaatggacgagagaATAGAATAAAcaaggtaatggaatggacgagagaATAGAATGAATAAGGTAATGGAATAGACAAGGGAAAgaaatggatcattaccattccattgTTTTGTTTGGTTACCCTTATGGgaatagaatgaatcattactttgtttGTTTGGTAGGCAGGAAAAGACGAAAGAATGGAATACAATTCATTAAAAATGGCAAAAATACCCTTAtctcaaaataaataaaacatatcaattttcataaaattatccaattaa comes from the Helianthus annuus cultivar XRQ/B chromosome 4, HanXRQr2.0-SUNRISE, whole genome shotgun sequence genome and includes:
- the LOC110937919 gene encoding bifunctional riboflavin kinase/FMN phosphatase isoform X2, with the protein product MMNSIRKLVSCVILDLDGTLVNTDGIVSEVLKVYLVKYEKKWDGREAQKIIGKTPIEAAAAIVEDYGLPMSKEDLLSEISPMFSDQWCKLKALPGAYRLIKHLRGHGVQMALASNSPRDSIEKKISYHPTWKESFAAIIAGDEVKAGKPSPEIFLEAAKRLSIDPSKCLVIEDSLPGVVAAKAADMEVVAVPSLPKQSHLYTAADEVINSLLDLRLEKWGLPPFEDSNLSVEGYGSVLSEHPAGVYFGWAKLSTRGFYKMVMSIGWNPYFDNTEKTIEPWLLHKFDEDFYGEELHLVIVGYIRPEANFPSLESLIAKIHEDGKIAENALELPIYAKYKDETYFKSIHNNHL
- the LOC110937919 gene encoding bifunctional riboflavin kinase/FMN phosphatase isoform X1 translates to MMNSIRKLVSCVILDLDGTLVNTDGIVSEVLKVYLVKYEKKWDGREAQKIIGKTPIEAAAAIVEDYGLPMSKEDLLSEISPMFSDQWCKLKALPGAYRLIKHLRGHGVQMALASNSPRDSIEKKISYHPTWKESFAAIIAGDEVKAGKPSPEIFLEAAKRLSIDPSKCLVIEDSLPGVVAAKAADMEVVAVPSLPKQSHLYTAADEVINSLLDLRLEKWGLPPFEDWIDGTLPLEPWHIGGPVIKGYGRGSKVLGIPTANLSVEGYGSVLSEHPAGVYFGWAKLSTRGFYKMVMSIGWNPYFDNTEKTIEPWLLHKFDEDFYGEELHLVIVGYIRPEANFPSLESLIAKIHEDGKIAENALELPIYAKYKDETYFKSIHNNHL